In a genomic window of Primulina huaijiensis isolate GDHJ02 chromosome 10, ASM1229523v2, whole genome shotgun sequence:
- the LOC140986106 gene encoding uncharacterized protein isoform X2 gives MSIICGLPILECVYCLACARWAWKRCLHTAGHDSETWGMATPEEFEPVPRLCRYILAVYEDDLRQPLWEPPRGYGIDPDCLIKKKNYEDTLGKAPPYLVYLDHEHNDIVLAIRGLNLAKESDYAVLLDNKLGRRKFDGGYVHNGLLNAAGVVLNAECDDLKELVKKYPNYTLTFTGHSLGSGVAALLTLVVVQNLDKLGNIDRRRVRCFAIAPARCMSLNLAVRYADVINSIVLQDDFLPRTATPLEDIFKSLFWCVADTCIPEEKMLKDPRRLYAPGRLYHIVERKPFRCGRFPPVVKTAVPVDGRFEHIVLSCNATSDHAILWIEREAERALELMQEKDHALESPEKQRMERQETLEKEHSEEYNAALRRAVSLSVPHAFSPSRYGTFDQTSDEESHKSLGDSSRGSSTRSRGRENWDELIERLFEKDDSGHIILKKTLVTD, from the exons ATGTCAATTATCTGTGGTCTGCCCATTCTTGAGTGTGTATATTGTTTAGCATGTGCTCGATGGGCATGGAAGCGGTGCCTACACACCGCAGGCCATGATAGCGAGACATGGGGCATGGCCACACCCGAAGAATTCGAACCCGTCCCTAGGCTCTGCCGATACATATTAGCTGTCTATGAAGATGATCTTAGACAACCCCTCTGGGAGCCTCCTCGAGGGTATGGAATCGATCCCGATTGCTTaattaagaagaaaaattaTGAGGACACTCTTGGGAAAGCGCCCCCGTACTTGGTATATCTGGATCACGAGCATAACGATATAGTTCTTGCAATAAGAGGCCTTAATCTTGCGAAGGAGAGTGACTATGCAGTTTTGTTAGATAATAAGCTCGGCAGAAGGAAATTTGATGGGGGTTATGTCCATAATGGGCTTTTGAACGCAGCAGGGGTGGTTTTGAATGCAGAATGTGATGATTTGAAGGAGCTGGTAAAAAAATATCCGAATTATACTTTGACATTTACGGGACATTCTCTAGGGTCAGGTGTGGCGGCACTATTGACACTGGTCGTGGTGCAGAACCTTGATAAACTGGGCAATATTGACAGGAGGAGAGTCAGGTGCTTTGCTATTGCACCGGCCAGATGTATGTCTCTTAATTTGGCTGTGAGATATGCTGATGTTATCAATTCTATTGTTCTTCAG GATGATTTCTTACCCAGAACAGCCACCCCCTTGGAAGACATCTTTAAGTCACTTTTCTG GTGCGTGGCTGATACATGCATACCTGAAGAGAAGATGCTGAAAGATCCAAGAAGACTATACGCACCTGGTCGCCTTTATCACATTGTTGAGCGAAAACCATTCAG ATGTGGAAGATTCCCTCCGGTTGTGAAGACAGCAGTGCCAGTTGATGGAAGATTCGAGCATATAGTTCTCTCTTGCAATGCCACTTCTGACCATGCCATTCTCTGGATAGAGAGAGAAGCCGAAAGGGCTCTTGAA TTGATGCAAGAGAAAGATCACGCGCTTGAGAGTCCAGAAAAACAAAGGATGGAGCGTCAGGAGACGTTAGAGAAAGAGCACAGCGAGGAGTACAATGCTGCTTTGCGAAGGGCTGTTTCATTGTCCGTTCCACATGCTTTTTCACCTTCTCGATATGGAACCTTTGATCAAACATCCGATGAAGAGTCCCATAAATCCCTTGGTGATTCCTCACGAGGATCATCGACAAGAAGCAGAGGTAGAGAAAACTGGGATGAGCTGATCGAGCGTCTTTTTGAGAAGGATGATTCTGGTCACATAATACTGAAAAAAACACTAGTTACTGATTGA
- the LOC140986106 gene encoding uncharacterized protein isoform X1 produces the protein MSIICGLPILECVYCLACARWAWKRCLHTAGHDSETWGMATPEEFEPVPRLCRYILAVYEDDLRQPLWEPPRGYGIDPDCLIKKKNYEDTLGKAPPYLVYLDHEHNDIVLAIRGLNLAKESDYAVLLDNKLGRRKFDGGYVHNGLLNAAGVVLNAECDDLKELVKKYPNYTLTFTGHSLGSGVAALLTLVVVQNLDKLGNIDRRRVRCFAIAPARCMSLNLAVRYADVINSIVLQDDFLPRTATPLEDIFKSLFCLPCILCLRCVADTCIPEEKMLKDPRRLYAPGRLYHIVERKPFRCGRFPPVVKTAVPVDGRFEHIVLSCNATSDHAILWIEREAERALELMQEKDHALESPEKQRMERQETLEKEHSEEYNAALRRAVSLSVPHAFSPSRYGTFDQTSDEESHKSLGDSSRGSSTRSRGRENWDELIERLFEKDDSGHIILKKTLVTD, from the exons ATGTCAATTATCTGTGGTCTGCCCATTCTTGAGTGTGTATATTGTTTAGCATGTGCTCGATGGGCATGGAAGCGGTGCCTACACACCGCAGGCCATGATAGCGAGACATGGGGCATGGCCACACCCGAAGAATTCGAACCCGTCCCTAGGCTCTGCCGATACATATTAGCTGTCTATGAAGATGATCTTAGACAACCCCTCTGGGAGCCTCCTCGAGGGTATGGAATCGATCCCGATTGCTTaattaagaagaaaaattaTGAGGACACTCTTGGGAAAGCGCCCCCGTACTTGGTATATCTGGATCACGAGCATAACGATATAGTTCTTGCAATAAGAGGCCTTAATCTTGCGAAGGAGAGTGACTATGCAGTTTTGTTAGATAATAAGCTCGGCAGAAGGAAATTTGATGGGGGTTATGTCCATAATGGGCTTTTGAACGCAGCAGGGGTGGTTTTGAATGCAGAATGTGATGATTTGAAGGAGCTGGTAAAAAAATATCCGAATTATACTTTGACATTTACGGGACATTCTCTAGGGTCAGGTGTGGCGGCACTATTGACACTGGTCGTGGTGCAGAACCTTGATAAACTGGGCAATATTGACAGGAGGAGAGTCAGGTGCTTTGCTATTGCACCGGCCAGATGTATGTCTCTTAATTTGGCTGTGAGATATGCTGATGTTATCAATTCTATTGTTCTTCAG GATGATTTCTTACCCAGAACAGCCACCCCCTTGGAAGACATCTTTAAGTCACTTTTCTG TTTGCCTTGCATATTATGCTTAAGGTGCGTGGCTGATACATGCATACCTGAAGAGAAGATGCTGAAAGATCCAAGAAGACTATACGCACCTGGTCGCCTTTATCACATTGTTGAGCGAAAACCATTCAG ATGTGGAAGATTCCCTCCGGTTGTGAAGACAGCAGTGCCAGTTGATGGAAGATTCGAGCATATAGTTCTCTCTTGCAATGCCACTTCTGACCATGCCATTCTCTGGATAGAGAGAGAAGCCGAAAGGGCTCTTGAA TTGATGCAAGAGAAAGATCACGCGCTTGAGAGTCCAGAAAAACAAAGGATGGAGCGTCAGGAGACGTTAGAGAAAGAGCACAGCGAGGAGTACAATGCTGCTTTGCGAAGGGCTGTTTCATTGTCCGTTCCACATGCTTTTTCACCTTCTCGATATGGAACCTTTGATCAAACATCCGATGAAGAGTCCCATAAATCCCTTGGTGATTCCTCACGAGGATCATCGACAAGAAGCAGAGGTAGAGAAAACTGGGATGAGCTGATCGAGCGTCTTTTTGAGAAGGATGATTCTGGTCACATAATACTGAAAAAAACACTAGTTACTGATTGA
- the LOC140987023 gene encoding uncharacterized protein At3g49055-like — MRIISGFEEGGLENFGEEREKNEHDLENDELLVESDLVLRLINMISLKLNHYKDSMIKDKRELETRLVNLEEENKDINSLLRIALVERETLEKNLSKLKGENEQKRLAILQIAEKGLPKVGFGFIMGCQYNDQTSNDSDANSGTKSDDSEWAEEVVNLASAMEKIMKNLRQEIAELRSSLQESRLETEHLVSMTFKQDEKLAERTRKIKELEDTEAKLMQSVEALLLEIKETEEDATRWREACESEAEAGKNAVMERDKLISILKQELERKSVALDVSNGKLTLKNELVNAADIAREAAERSLQLADSRAAGLHERIEELTKQLEDCENIKSRRRMRYICWPFPLNPANSPASGIRNVKRMVPEMLALDN, encoded by the exons ATGAGAATAATCTCGGGTTTCGAAGAAGGCGGGCTCGAAAATTTTGGCGAAGAACGTgaaaaaaatgaacatgatCTTGAAAATGATGAGTTATTAGTGGAATCAGATCTTGTTTTGAGgcttataaatatgatctcactgAAACTCAATCATTATAAGGATTCAATGATAAAGGATAAGAGGGAGTTAGAGACCAGATTGGTGAATTTGGAGGAAGAAAACAAAGATATCAACAGCTTGCTTAGAATTGCATTGGTGGAGAGAGAGACACTGGAGAAGAATTTAAGTAAGTTAAAGGGAGAAAATGAGCAAAAAAGATTGGCAATTTTGCAGATTGCCGAAAAGGGTTTGCCAAAAGTCGGATTCGGATTTATTATGGGATGTCAATACAATGATCAGACATCGAATGATTCGGATGCAAATTCCGGGACTAAATCAGACGACAGTGAATGGGCAGAGGAAGTTGTTAATCTG GCTTCAGCTATGGAGAAAATCATGAAGAATCTGCGACAGGAGATTGCTGAATTGAGGAGCTCTTTACAAGAATCAAG GTTAGAAACAGAGCACCTAGTGAGCATGACATTCAAGCAAGATGAAAAATTAGCCGAAAGAACGAGAAAAATCAAAGAATTAGAAGACACAGAAGCAAAGCTAATGCAAAGT GTTGAAGCATTACTTTTAGAAATCAAAGAAACTGAAGAAGATGCCACAAGATGGAGGGAAGCTTGTGAATCGGAAGCAGAAGCTGGGAAAAACGCCGTTATGGAGCGTGACAAACTG ATCAGCATTTTGAAACAAGAACTCGAAAGAAAGAGTGTAGCTTTGGACGTATCAAATGGTAAGctaacgctgaaaaacgagcttGTAAACGCCGCAGATATTGCACGTGAAGCAGCCGAAAGATCCCTTCAGCTGGCTGATAGCCGAGCTGCAGGATTACACGAAAGGATCGAAGAATTAACGAAGCAATTAGAAGATTGCGAAAATATCAAGAGTAGGCGTAGAATGAGGTATATTTGTTGGCCTTTCCCTCTGAATCCTGCTAATAGTCCTGCCAGTGGGATTAGGAATGTGAAGCGGATGGTACCTGAAATGCTAGCATTGGATAACTAG
- the LOC140986674 gene encoding gibberellin 20-oxidase-like protein gives MSIQLPVFDISQPLSSTSLSALSRACKEWGFFHITNHGISKELYTKLRFLSSQIFNLPSEVKQKAGPSSDIRTYTPHFIASPFFESLRVSGPDFFGSAQISSEALLNQPDSEFCEILTEYGSRMTYLSETILEMVIKSLGSDLDMKFLSEFKSCHGYLRINNYSPPNCTEEQETEGLGMHTDMSCVTIVYQDDHGGLQVRSKEGKWMDINPHRDTLVVNIGDLMEAWSNGKFRSSEHRVILKQNVNRFSIAFFWCFEDEKTISAPHEIVGEGNLRLYKPFLCTDYLRFRENNEKGKFEKVGFTVKHFAGIE, from the exons atGTCTATACAACTTCCTGTTTTTGATATTTCACAGCCCTTAAGCTCTACTTCTCTTTCTGCCCTTTCTCGAGCCTGTAAAGAATGGGGTTTTTTTCACATAACAAACCATGGAATATCCAAAGAGTTGTACACGAAACTGCGTTTTTTGTCGAGCCAGATTTTTAATCTCCCCTCGGAGGTGAAACAGAAAGCAGGTCCTTCATCTGATATAAGAACATATACTCCCCATTTCATAGCCTCCCCTTTCTTCGAGAGTCTACGAGTATCAGGACCAGACTTCTTTGGCTCTGCGCAGATTTCTTCAGAAGCTCTTCTAAACCAGCCAGACTCGGAATTCTG TGAGATACTTACAGAATATGGAAGTAGAATGACCTATTTATCAGAAACAATTCTTGAAATGGTAATCAAGTCTTTAGGGAGTGATCTTGATATGAAATTCCTATCCGAATTCAAGAGTTGCCATGGTTACTTAagaatcaataattattctCCACCCAACTGTACGGAAGAACAAGAAACCGAAGGGCTTGGAATGCACACTGATATGAGCTGTGTAACCATAGTTTATCAAGATGACCATGGTGGACTCCAAGTGAGGTCTAAAGAAGGGAAATGGATGGACATAAATCCACACAGGGATACGCTCGTCGTGAATATTGGTGACTTGATGGAGGCCTGGAGCAACGGAAAATTCAGATCATCTGAGCATAGAGTTATCCTGAAACAAAATGTGAATCGATTCTCCATTGCTTTCTTTTGGTGCTTTGAAGACGAGAAAACTATCTCTGCTCCCCATGAAATCGTCGGAGAAGGGAATTTGAGGCTCTACAAGCCTTTTCTTTGCACAGATTATTTGAGATTCAGAGAGAACAACGAGAAAGGAAAGTTTGAGAAAGTTGGTTTCACTGTCAAACATTTTGCAGGGATCGAGTAA